The Candidatus Zixiibacteriota bacterium genome window below encodes:
- a CDS encoding PAS domain-containing sensor histidine kinase gives MNNHAAEKFQTGGYVDLSGVPRRRTVQEKGLIDLLPCVLYGCDEHWVVRFVSEGIARLTGCEVAELAGRPLSWERIVFEEDLPLISERLEEFKTSGEISVIHRVRTAGGLPLWVSHAIRRVRVEGGSSIHGCLTPIPYSQVAGRLDHGAASRFVHKLGNYFQLMNLLIGSLRVRDPGCDEIGALQEALDKTVELTRTFAEYSQAPAWTSLIDVGEVLSDAVASKKPLFARKGVLLESDAAEAIHGATVEGDPYLLEAAFSAVLQNALEATEEGGAVRVLARLDRSAGASPIASIRVSDSGCGMDEKMLGQATAPFVTSKKNHDGLGLALAARFLEMHGGLLRIKSGAGRGTEVEMALPARVPWEFTQR, from the coding sequence ATGAACAATCACGCGGCCGAAAAATTCCAGACGGGCGGCTACGTGGATCTGTCGGGCGTCCCGCGCCGACGGACCGTCCAGGAAAAGGGGCTCATCGACCTGCTGCCCTGCGTTCTCTACGGCTGCGACGAACACTGGGTCGTGCGCTTCGTCTCGGAAGGCATCGCCCGCCTGACCGGTTGCGAAGTCGCGGAGCTGGCGGGTCGTCCCCTCTCCTGGGAGCGCATCGTCTTCGAGGAAGATCTTCCCCTGATCTCCGAACGGCTCGAAGAATTCAAAACCAGCGGCGAGATCTCCGTCATCCATCGGGTGCGCACGGCCGGAGGGCTGCCGTTGTGGGTGTCGCATGCGATCCGGCGGGTGCGGGTGGAGGGCGGCAGCTCGATTCACGGCTGCCTGACGCCCATCCCTTACAGCCAGGTCGCCGGGCGGCTGGATCACGGTGCGGCTTCGCGATTCGTCCACAAGCTCGGCAACTATTTTCAGTTGATGAACCTCTTGATCGGCTCCCTGCGAGTCAGGGATCCAGGCTGCGATGAAATCGGGGCGCTCCAGGAGGCGCTCGACAAGACGGTCGAGCTCACGCGGACTTTCGCCGAGTACAGCCAGGCCCCGGCGTGGACCTCGCTGATCGACGTGGGCGAGGTCCTGAGCGACGCGGTCGCGTCAAAGAAACCCCTGTTCGCCAGAAAGGGCGTCTTGCTGGAAAGCGACGCGGCGGAGGCGATCCACGGAGCCACCGTCGAGGGCGACCCCTATCTCCTGGAGGCGGCGTTCTCAGCCGTCCTGCAGAACGCGCTCGAGGCCACGGAAGAGGGCGGAGCGGTGCGCGTGCTGGCGCGGCTCGATCGCTCGGCGGGCGCCTCGCCGATCGCCAGCATCCGCGTCAGCGATTCCGGCTGCGGCATGGACGAGAAGATGCTCGGCCAGGCGACGGCTCCGTTCGTGACCTCGAAAAAGAACCATGACGGATTGGGGCTCGCGCTCGCCGCGCGTTTCCTGGAAATGCACGGCGGGTTGCTCCGGATCAAGAGCGGCGCGGGCCGGGGCACGGAAGTGGAGATGGCGCTGCCCGCGAGAGTCCCATGGGAATTCACCCAACGGTAG
- the prsR gene encoding PEP-CTERM-box response regulator transcription factor, giving the protein MKRKLLLVDDEEALLQQLRWALGSEYDVLTASREREAEEIFDSERPAVTVLDLALNPGDPADLGGLRLLEKFLTREPSTSAIVVTGNSAHSNALRAMRLGAFDYFSKPVRLEELKVMIARAFYIHDLRRRLEEQPAPPAAEFQGIIGGSRAMREVFRAIERVAASDLSVLISGESGTGKELVAHAIHRRSRRNEEAFVVVNCAAIPDNLLESDLFGHEKGAFTGAYAQKRGKFELAHRGTLFLDEIGELAAPLQVKLLRFLQNRRIERVGGTQSIELDVRIIAATNRDLQKEMEGRRFREDLYYRLRVVPIHLPPLRERPEDIVPLAEHFLAGFCREQRKAPMTLSREAIRALSSYGWPGNVRELENVISRAVVLAGHSIIREDDLGFTPEPPASINLKYARRAMEIEFVRKALFRNRGIVSRAARDLGISRVNLYELMARYKIRNERWKRTDDRRPKTGTSAGTIGNSELRMANPGSRFEVRSSK; this is encoded by the coding sequence GTGAAACGAAAGCTGCTCTTGGTGGACGACGAGGAGGCGCTGCTCCAGCAGCTGCGCTGGGCGCTCGGGAGCGAATACGACGTTCTGACTGCCTCGCGCGAGCGCGAGGCGGAGGAGATCTTCGACAGCGAACGGCCGGCGGTGACGGTGCTGGACCTCGCGCTCAATCCCGGCGATCCGGCGGACCTCGGAGGGTTGCGACTGCTCGAGAAGTTTCTTACCCGCGAGCCTTCCACTTCCGCCATCGTCGTAACGGGCAACTCCGCGCACAGCAACGCGCTTCGGGCCATGCGGCTGGGCGCCTTCGACTATTTTTCCAAGCCGGTCCGCCTCGAGGAGCTGAAGGTGATGATCGCCCGGGCTTTCTACATCCACGACCTCCGGCGCCGCCTGGAGGAGCAGCCTGCGCCCCCCGCCGCCGAATTCCAGGGGATCATCGGCGGCAGCCGCGCGATGCGCGAGGTCTTCAGGGCGATCGAGCGCGTGGCGGCTTCCGATCTTTCCGTTCTGATCTCCGGCGAAAGCGGCACGGGCAAGGAGCTGGTGGCGCACGCCATCCACCGGCGGAGCCGCAGGAATGAAGAGGCCTTCGTCGTCGTGAACTGCGCGGCGATCCCGGACAATCTCCTCGAGAGCGACCTCTTCGGCCACGAGAAAGGCGCATTCACCGGAGCCTACGCTCAAAAAAGAGGCAAGTTCGAGCTGGCTCACCGCGGCACGCTCTTTCTGGACGAGATCGGAGAGCTGGCCGCGCCGCTTCAGGTCAAGCTGCTGCGTTTTCTCCAGAACCGGAGGATCGAAAGGGTGGGCGGCACGCAGTCGATCGAGCTGGACGTCCGGATCATCGCCGCCACCAACCGGGACCTCCAGAAAGAAATGGAGGGCCGCCGCTTCCGGGAGGATCTGTACTACCGCCTCCGGGTGGTTCCCATCCACCTCCCGCCGCTGCGCGAGCGGCCCGAGGACATCGTTCCGCTGGCGGAGCACTTTCTCGCCGGCTTTTGCCGCGAGCAGCGAAAAGCCCCCATGACGCTGTCCCGCGAAGCCATACGGGCGCTCTCGTCTTACGGCTGGCCCGGAAACGTGCGCGAGCTGGAGAACGTGATCAGCCGCGCCGTGGTGCTGGCCGGCCATTCGATCATCCGCGAGGACGACCTGGGCTTCACCCCCGAGCCTCCCGCTTCGATCAACCTGAAATATGCCCGGCGCGCGATGGAGATCGAGTTCGTCAGGAAAGCCCTCTTCAGGAACCGGGGCATCGTCAGCCGCGCCGCCCGGGATCTCGGCATCAGCCGGGTCAACCTCTACGAGCTGATGGCACGCTACAAGATACGGAACGAGCGGTGGAAACGGACCGACGACCGAAGACCGAAGACCGGCACGAGCGCAGGCACGATTGGGAATAGCGAACTGCGAATGGCGAATCCCGGTTCGAGGTTCGAGGTTCGAAGTTCGAAGTAA
- the argJ gene encoding bifunctional glutamate N-acetyltransferase/amino-acid acetyltransferase ArgJ translates to MVLSGYRFAGVACGIKKSKRRDVALIVSDRPATAAALFTTNRVKAAPVLVGMRRMKSGKLQAVVANSGNANACTGKRGLRDAEAMCRMAADALGIDPGLVLPSSTGIIGVPLPMDRVAAGIRRAAAELSADGFERAAEAIMTTDRFRKTATATCRIGGKPVRVAGMAKGAGMIAPHMATMLCYVLTDAAVQPGCLRSILRAAADDTFHCVTVDGDMSTNDTLLLLANGAAGNEPVRAGTAAAAALEKSVREVMKTLALKLVEDGEGATKVVEVRVDEARSLAAARQIAFAVARSQLVKTAFFGEDPNFGRILAAVGYAGVPVDPDRIDVLFDGVAVVRRGVGNPAAERQAARVLQRPRFRVRIRLRQGTAGASVWTSDLSHEYVRINSAYRT, encoded by the coding sequence ATCGTGCTTTCCGGCTACAGATTCGCGGGCGTCGCCTGCGGCATCAAGAAGAGCAAGCGCAGGGACGTCGCGCTCATCGTGTCCGACCGGCCGGCGACGGCGGCCGCTCTGTTTACCACCAACCGCGTCAAGGCCGCGCCGGTGCTGGTCGGCATGAGGCGCATGAAGAGCGGAAAGCTGCAGGCGGTCGTGGCGAACAGCGGCAATGCGAACGCCTGCACCGGGAAGCGCGGGCTCCGCGACGCCGAGGCGATGTGCCGCATGGCGGCCGACGCGCTGGGTATCGATCCGGGGCTGGTGCTGCCTTCCTCCACCGGGATCATCGGGGTTCCCCTGCCCATGGACAGAGTCGCCGCGGGCATCCGCCGCGCGGCGGCGGAGCTGTCGGCCGACGGCTTCGAGCGGGCGGCCGAGGCGATCATGACCACCGACCGCTTCAGGAAAACGGCGACCGCGACCTGCAGGATCGGGGGGAAGCCGGTGCGCGTCGCGGGGATGGCCAAGGGCGCCGGGATGATCGCGCCGCACATGGCGACCATGCTCTGCTACGTGCTGACGGACGCCGCGGTCCAACCGGGCTGCCTGCGCTCCATACTTCGGGCGGCGGCGGACGACACCTTTCACTGCGTCACCGTCGACGGCGACATGAGCACCAACGACACTCTCTTGCTGCTCGCCAACGGCGCGGCGGGCAACGAGCCGGTCCGCGCGGGAACGGCAGCCGCGGCTGCGCTGGAAAAAAGCGTGCGCGAGGTGATGAAGACGCTCGCGCTCAAGCTCGTGGAGGACGGTGAAGGCGCGACGAAGGTCGTCGAGGTTCGAGTGGACGAAGCGCGGTCGCTGGCGGCGGCCCGGCAGATCGCCTTCGCGGTCGCTCGGTCCCAGCTCGTCAAGACGGCGTTTTTCGGCGAGGACCCGAACTTCGGGCGGATTCTGGCGGCTGTGGGCTACGCGGGGGTTCCCGTCGATCCCGACCGCATCGACGTCTTATTCGACGGCGTCGCGGTCGTGAGGCGAGGGGTGGGAAACCCGGCTGCGGAGCGGCAGGCCGCGCGCGTGCTGCAGCGGCCGCGGTTCCGCGTCCGCATCCGTCTGCGGCAGGGGACGGCGGGCGCGTCGGTCTGGACCTCGGACCTGTCGCACGAGTACGTGCGGATCAATTCGGCGTATAGAACCTAG
- the secA gene encoding preprotein translocase subunit SecA → MLGIIKKIVGTKNDREIRRIRPIIERINALEPEFARLTDAELRAKTDEFKKRLADGATLDDLLPEAFAAVREASRRTIGLRHFDVQLIGGVVLHEGKIAEMKTGEGKTLVATLPLYLNALEGKGCHLVTVNDYLARRDVQWMGPIYHKLGVSVASIVHEMSYVFDPSYLTKDYRYLNLRPVSRQQAYRADITYGTNNEFGFDYLRDNMKFSLEDYVQRELNYAVVDEVDNILIDEARTPLIISGPAEESTDKYYVIDRIIPKLQRGAVIQGDPTQDKRAAIEAQGDYTVDEKSRSVTLTESGVAKVEKLLGIHNLYDPRQIDTLHHVQQALKAHSIFKRDVDYVVKDGEVIIVDEFTGRLMPGRRWSDGLHQAVEAKERVHIREENQTLATITIQNYFRMYKKLAGMTGTADTEAPEFKKIYKLDVVVVPTHRPMIREDYPDVVYRTDNEKYEAVVQEIEERHKKGQPILVGTTSVAKSERLSRMLKKKGIKHNVLNAVNHEAEASIIAQAGRFGAVTIATNMAGRGTDILLGGNPDFLARSDMENEWITRAAKLPVQGAARYEDALRELREKFEEEVQKAQKQYLAESELYEKQRSEALKRSTELQRRIRDLSPFRDLRRAYDDLSTTELIEALHNLRDIPEPYLRSKEAFEAALVDGTPASSSTRIAFDEARREYADAIERWQGKNGDRADLVEALDERRRNYEQRINDLEFEQALAALRQGEEAELVREYESAHAAFEEAEERCERIRGPYEARLQEAQRNYESKRQEYLRVVEEIREQLDKAPDEFRHRFGELLEHYNRLCAEEKERVIAAGGLHILGTERHESRRIDNQLRGRAGRQGDPGSSRFYLSLEDDLMRIFGADRIQGIMGRLGMEEGVPIEHRLVTRAIENAQKKVEAHNFDIRKHLLEYDDVMNKQREVIYTQRREVLKGEHLKEDVVEMMQEIAADIVGRYADKEQHPSEWDLTGLHEALYHQFNIRFDLRPEEVEGLTADELTDRVVRKVTSVYEEKEKRFGEPVLRQLEKIIMLQTIDSLWKDHLLNMDHLKEGIGLRGYGQKNPLQEYQKEGFEMFEEMVARIQEDVIQKLFTVEIAREAVAEQIEVQSRPQRVILSHGGEAAAPERQASVRRQGEKIGRNDPCPCGSGKKYKRCCGK, encoded by the coding sequence ATGCTGGGAATCATCAAGAAAATCGTCGGCACGAAGAACGATCGCGAGATCAGGCGGATCCGTCCGATCATCGAGCGGATCAACGCCCTGGAGCCGGAATTCGCGCGGCTGACCGACGCCGAGCTGCGGGCGAAGACCGACGAGTTCAAGAAACGGCTGGCCGACGGAGCCACGCTCGATGACCTGTTGCCCGAGGCCTTCGCCGCCGTGCGCGAGGCCTCCAGGCGCACCATCGGTCTGCGCCACTTCGACGTCCAGCTGATCGGCGGGGTGGTCCTGCACGAAGGCAAGATCGCCGAAATGAAGACCGGCGAAGGCAAGACGCTCGTCGCGACGCTGCCCCTTTACCTCAACGCCCTGGAAGGCAAGGGCTGTCATCTCGTGACCGTCAACGACTATCTCGCCCGGCGCGACGTCCAGTGGATGGGTCCGATCTACCACAAGCTCGGCGTCTCGGTGGCGTCGATCGTCCACGAGATGAGCTATGTTTTCGACCCGTCCTATCTCACCAAGGACTATCGCTACCTCAACCTCCGTCCCGTCAGCCGCCAGCAGGCTTACCGGGCAGACATCACCTACGGCACGAACAACGAGTTCGGCTTCGACTACCTGCGCGACAACATGAAGTTTTCCCTCGAGGATTACGTCCAGCGGGAGCTCAACTACGCGGTCGTGGACGAGGTCGACAACATACTCATCGACGAAGCCCGGACGCCGTTGATCATCTCCGGCCCGGCGGAGGAGTCGACGGACAAATACTACGTGATCGACCGGATCATTCCCAAGCTGCAGCGCGGCGCCGTCATCCAGGGCGACCCGACGCAGGACAAGCGCGCGGCGATCGAGGCACAGGGAGACTACACCGTCGACGAAAAGAGCCGGTCGGTCACCCTGACGGAAAGCGGCGTCGCCAAGGTCGAGAAGCTGCTCGGCATCCACAATCTCTACGATCCGCGCCAGATCGACACGCTGCATCACGTGCAGCAGGCGCTGAAGGCGCATTCGATCTTCAAGCGCGACGTCGACTACGTCGTCAAGGACGGGGAAGTCATCATCGTCGACGAGTTCACCGGTCGGCTCATGCCGGGGCGCCGCTGGTCCGACGGCCTGCACCAGGCGGTCGAAGCGAAAGAACGGGTGCACATCCGCGAGGAGAACCAGACGCTCGCCACGATCACCATCCAGAACTATTTCCGGATGTACAAGAAGCTCGCGGGCATGACCGGCACCGCCGACACCGAGGCTCCGGAGTTCAAGAAGATCTACAAGCTCGACGTGGTCGTGGTCCCGACCCACCGGCCGATGATCCGGGAAGACTATCCGGACGTCGTCTACCGGACCGACAACGAGAAGTACGAGGCGGTCGTGCAGGAGATCGAGGAGCGCCACAAGAAAGGCCAGCCCATTCTCGTCGGCACCACGTCGGTGGCGAAGTCCGAGCGGCTGTCGCGCATGCTCAAGAAAAAAGGAATCAAGCACAACGTCCTGAACGCGGTCAACCACGAGGCCGAGGCGAGCATCATCGCACAGGCGGGCCGCTTCGGTGCCGTGACGATCGCCACCAACATGGCGGGGCGCGGAACCGACATCCTGCTCGGCGGAAACCCCGACTTTCTCGCCCGCTCCGACATGGAAAACGAGTGGATCACGCGCGCGGCCAAGCTGCCGGTTCAGGGCGCGGCGCGCTACGAGGACGCGTTGCGGGAGCTGCGGGAGAAGTTCGAGGAGGAGGTCCAGAAGGCCCAGAAGCAGTACCTCGCGGAATCGGAGCTCTACGAGAAGCAGCGTAGCGAAGCGCTCAAGCGCTCGACCGAGCTGCAGCGCCGCATCCGGGACCTTTCGCCGTTCCGCGACCTCCGCCGTGCCTACGACGACCTGTCGACGACGGAGCTGATCGAGGCACTGCACAACCTGCGGGACATTCCCGAGCCCTACCTCAGGTCCAAGGAGGCGTTCGAGGCGGCGCTGGTCGACGGAACGCCGGCCTCTTCGAGCACGCGGATCGCGTTCGACGAGGCGCGCCGGGAGTACGCGGACGCGATCGAGCGCTGGCAGGGGAAAAACGGCGACCGGGCGGACCTGGTCGAGGCGCTCGACGAGAGGCGGCGCAACTACGAGCAGCGGATCAACGATCTGGAGTTCGAGCAGGCGCTCGCGGCGCTGCGCCAGGGGGAGGAGGCGGAGCTCGTTCGGGAATACGAAAGCGCCCACGCCGCCTTCGAGGAGGCGGAGGAGCGCTGCGAGCGGATCCGCGGGCCCTATGAGGCCAGGCTGCAGGAAGCCCAGCGGAACTACGAGAGCAAACGGCAGGAATACCTGCGCGTGGTCGAAGAGATTCGCGAGCAGCTGGACAAGGCGCCCGACGAGTTCCGCCACCGCTTCGGCGAGCTGCTGGAGCATTACAACCGCCTGTGCGCGGAGGAGAAGGAACGCGTGATCGCGGCCGGCGGACTGCACATTCTCGGCACCGAGCGCCACGAGAGCCGGCGCATCGACAACCAGCTCCGGGGCCGGGCCGGACGGCAGGGGGACCCCGGCTCGTCGCGTTTCTATCTCTCGCTCGAGGACGACCTCATGCGGATCTTCGGCGCCGACCGGATCCAGGGAATCATGGGGCGCCTCGGGATGGAGGAGGGCGTCCCGATCGAGCACCGCCTGGTCACCCGCGCGATCGAGAACGCGCAAAAGAAGGTCGAGGCCCACAACTTCGACATCCGCAAGCACCTCCTGGAGTACGACGATGTCATGAACAAGCAGCGCGAGGTGATCTACACCCAGCGGCGGGAGGTGCTGAAGGGCGAGCACCTCAAGGAAGACGTCGTCGAGATGATGCAGGAGATCGCCGCTGATATCGTCGGCCGATACGCCGACAAGGAGCAGCATCCGTCGGAATGGGACCTCACGGGATTGCACGAGGCGCTCTATCACCAGTTCAACATCCGCTTCGACCTCAGGCCCGAGGAAGTGGAGGGGCTGACCGCCGACGAGCTGACCGACAGGGTGGTGCGCAAGGTCACCTCGGTTTACGAGGAAAAGGAAAAGCGCTTCGGCGAGCCGGTGCTGCGTCAGCTCGAGAAGATCATCATGCTGCAGACGATCGACAGCCTGTGGAAGGACCATCTTCTCAACATGGACCACCTGAAGGAAGGGATCGGGCTGCGCGGCTACGGCCAGAAAAATCCGCTTCAGGAGTACCAGAAGGAAGGCTTCGAGATGTTCGAGGAGATGGTGGCGCGCATCCAGGAGGACGTGATCCAGAAGCTGTTCACGGTGGAGATCGCGCGCGAGGCGGTGGCGGAGCAGATCGAGGTGCAATCGCGGCCGCAGAGAGTGATCTTGAGCCACGGCGGTGAAGCCGCCGCGCCCGAACGCCAGGCCTCCGTCCGGCGACAAGGGGAGAAGATCGGGAGAAACGACCCGTGTCCCTGCGGCAGCGGCAAGAAATACAAGCGGTGCTGCGGAAAATGA
- the murI gene encoding glutamate racemase, which produces MNRLVDRDRPIGLFDSGIGGLTVLHEIIRALPHENTVYLGDTARAPYGPKSVETVLRYSFENTEFLIEKGVKLLVVACNTSTAVALEALRANCSVPVLGVIDAGVRRALEISRSRKVGVIGTEATIQSGAYTKALKARDPAVEVYSRACPLFVPLVEEGWTDNRIARLAVEAYLGSLKQSGIDTLILGCTHYPLLKKAIRKFMGPGARLVDSGTEVAREVATVLKRESLARRNGRGVHSFFVTDAPERFVKVGRRFLGEKVESAVRIER; this is translated from the coding sequence TTGAACCGTCTCGTCGACCGTGACCGTCCGATCGGGCTGTTCGATTCCGGCATCGGCGGCTTGACCGTGCTGCACGAGATCATTCGCGCGCTGCCGCACGAGAACACGGTCTACCTCGGCGACACCGCGCGCGCCCCGTACGGCCCGAAGTCGGTCGAGACGGTCCTGCGCTACTCGTTCGAGAATACCGAGTTTCTCATCGAAAAGGGCGTCAAGCTCCTGGTGGTGGCGTGCAATACGTCGACGGCGGTCGCCCTGGAGGCGTTGCGCGCGAACTGCTCCGTGCCGGTTCTGGGGGTGATCGACGCCGGCGTTCGGCGTGCCCTGGAGATCAGCCGGAGCCGGAAGGTGGGGGTGATCGGCACGGAGGCAACCATTCAAAGCGGCGCCTACACGAAGGCCCTCAAGGCCCGAGACCCGGCCGTCGAGGTCTACAGCCGGGCGTGCCCCCTGTTCGTGCCGCTTGTGGAAGAAGGCTGGACCGACAACCGCATCGCCCGGCTGGCGGTCGAAGCCTATCTCGGTAGCCTCAAGCAAAGCGGTATCGATACCCTGATCCTCGGATGCACCCACTATCCCTTGCTGAAGAAGGCCATCCGGAAGTTCATGGGGCCTGGAGCTCGGCTCGTCGACTCGGGAACAGAGGTCGCCAGGGAGGTCGCGACCGTTCTCAAAAGGGAGTCGCTGGCGCGCAGGAACGGCAGGGGAGTGCACAGCTTCTTCGTCACGGACGCGCCCGAGCGGTTCGTGAAGGTGGGCCGCCGCTTCCTGGGAGAAAAGGTCGAGTCCGCGGTGCGCATCGAGCGCTGA
- a CDS encoding radical SAM protein codes for MVPFKFEEIIVEQGSETSPIFYNLRRSLPEVPVRLVAPDDLAAGREPVRGFAAAKKKLVLARHKGEFLKKCPGSGGQVCCNYFVINFASNCPMDCSYCYLQDYLSENPALKVFSNTDDLLAEAGALLARHRKLLFRIGTGEITDSLALDPYIGFSRQAVPFFAAQPNVLLELKTKSDCVDDLLKLDPKGRVVVSWSMSPQRVIEADEPGTASLEERLRAARRCQDAGYRLGFHFDPMIEYPGWEQDYRDLVERIFATVDWRRVSWLSMGVLRATPALKRAMRERGASARLLAGEQVLCRDGKLRYFQPLRVQMYRRMLGWIRSAAPATKVYLCMESREVWQDVFGYAPGCEKELGDLLLPGM; via the coding sequence ATGGTCCCGTTTAAATTCGAGGAGATCATCGTCGAGCAGGGCTCGGAGACGAGCCCGATTTTTTATAACCTCAGGCGAAGCCTGCCGGAGGTGCCGGTTCGCCTCGTTGCGCCGGACGATCTCGCTGCCGGCCGCGAGCCGGTCAGAGGCTTCGCCGCCGCCAAGAAAAAGCTCGTCCTGGCCAGGCACAAGGGCGAGTTCTTGAAGAAATGTCCGGGAAGCGGCGGTCAGGTCTGCTGCAACTACTTCGTGATCAATTTCGCCAGCAACTGCCCGATGGATTGCAGCTACTGCTACCTGCAGGACTATCTCTCGGAAAATCCGGCGCTCAAGGTCTTCAGCAATACGGACGACCTGCTTGCGGAAGCCGGCGCGCTGCTCGCCCGGCACCGCAAGCTGCTTTTCCGGATCGGCACGGGCGAGATCACGGACAGCCTCGCCCTGGATCCGTACATTGGCTTTTCCAGACAGGCCGTGCCGTTTTTCGCGGCCCAGCCGAACGTCCTGCTGGAGCTGAAGACCAAGAGCGATTGCGTGGACGACCTCTTGAAGCTCGACCCGAAGGGGCGGGTGGTGGTTTCGTGGTCGATGAGCCCGCAGCGGGTGATCGAAGCCGACGAACCGGGAACCGCTTCGCTGGAGGAGCGCTTGCGGGCGGCGCGCCGCTGCCAGGACGCGGGCTACCGGCTCGGGTTTCATTTCGATCCGATGATCGAGTACCCGGGATGGGAGCAAGACTACCGCGATCTGGTAGAGCGGATCTTCGCGACCGTCGACTGGCGGCGGGTCTCGTGGCTGAGCATGGGCGTTCTGCGCGCCACCCCGGCGCTCAAGCGAGCCATGCGCGAGCGCGGCGCGAGCGCCCGCCTGCTCGCCGGCGAGCAGGTGCTCTGCCGCGACGGCAAGCTCCGCTATTTCCAGCCGCTGCGGGTGCAGATGTACCGCCGGATGCTCGGCTGGATTCGGAGCGCCGCCCCGGCCACGAAGGTGTACCTCTGCATGGAGTCCAGGGAGGTCTGGCAAGACGTGTTCGGCTACGCGCCCGGCTGCGAAAAGGAGCTGGGCGACTTGCTGCTGCCGGGAATGTGA
- a CDS encoding glycosyltransferase family A protein gives MNRLNDPLVSVVIPTYNRWPMVREAVESVLAQSFRDFELIVVDDGSTDGTAERLASVRGVTVLRRSRGGPAAARNAGVARSRGKYVAFLDSDDLWLPRKLELQTAYLEAAPEREICQSEEIWLRCGVRVNPKARHRKPSGDIFRRSLDLCLVSPSAVMMTRELFDRMGGFDESFPVCEDYELWLRIGARYPVWLLEEPLVVKRGGHADQLSRSVWGMDRFRVAALAKLLRSGIEGERRRWVAEALERKAAIVAQGARKRGRLAEAAGYEALAAGALEEIGDVGRTDSGARDGAGISPAHSEPLARLAGAR, from the coding sequence TTGAACCGTCTGAACGATCCTTTAGTCAGCGTCGTTATCCCGACTTACAACCGCTGGCCGATGGTCCGTGAGGCGGTTGAGTCGGTGCTCGCGCAGAGCTTTCGCGACTTCGAGCTGATCGTCGTCGACGACGGCTCGACCGACGGCACGGCGGAACGGCTCGCCTCCGTGCGCGGCGTAACGGTGCTACGCCGGAGCCGGGGGGGCCCGGCGGCGGCGAGGAACGCGGGCGTGGCCCGCTCCCGCGGGAAATACGTCGCGTTTCTCGACTCCGATGACCTCTGGCTGCCGCGCAAGCTCGAGCTGCAGACCGCGTACCTGGAAGCAGCTCCCGAAAGGGAGATCTGCCAGAGCGAGGAGATCTGGCTGCGTTGCGGCGTGCGCGTGAATCCCAAAGCGCGCCATCGCAAGCCGTCCGGCGACATTTTCCGGCGGAGCCTCGATCTCTGTCTCGTGAGCCCTTCGGCCGTCATGATGACGCGCGAGCTTTTCGACCGGATGGGCGGGTTCGACGAATCGTTTCCGGTCTGTGAAGACTACGAGCTCTGGCTGAGGATCGGCGCGCGATACCCGGTCTGGCTCCTCGAAGAGCCTCTGGTGGTCAAGCGGGGCGGCCATGCGGATCAGCTTTCGCGTTCGGTGTGGGGGATGGACCGGTTCCGCGTCGCGGCCCTCGCCAAGCTCCTGCGGAGCGGAATCGAAGGCGAGAGGCGCCGCTGGGTCGCGGAGGCACTCGAGCGCAAGGCGGCGATCGTGGCGCAGGGCGCGCGAAAGCGCGGCCGGCTGGCGGAGGCCGCCGGGTACGAAGCGCTCGCGGCCGGGGCATTGGAAGAAATCGGCGATGTCGGAAGAACAGATTCGGGAGCACGGGACGGCGCGGGGATTTCACCCGCGCACAGTGAGCCGCTGGCTCGGCTGGCCGGAGCGCGATAG
- a CDS encoding carbon monoxide dehydrogenase subunit G, whose amino-acid sequence MKIEGSYTFNAPRERVWQVLLDPKILAQCMPGCEELREIGPDRYEAVMKVGVAAVKGTYKGKVAIKDKQPPAHYVLSGEGSGGPGFMQGDVAIDLEEQNGKTLVRYSTEAKVGGLIASIGQRMLSGVARMMVDQFFKKIETFV is encoded by the coding sequence GTGAAAATCGAAGGGAGTTACACGTTCAACGCGCCGCGTGAACGGGTCTGGCAGGTCCTGCTCGACCCGAAGATCCTCGCACAGTGCATGCCGGGGTGCGAAGAGCTGCGGGAGATCGGGCCCGACCGCTACGAGGCGGTTATGAAGGTCGGGGTGGCGGCGGTCAAGGGAACGTACAAGGGAAAGGTGGCGATCAAGGACAAGCAGCCGCCAGCTCACTACGTCCTGAGCGGAGAAGGATCGGGCGGCCCCGGCTTCATGCAGGGGGACGTCGCCATCGACCTCGAGGAGCAGAACGGGAAAACCCTGGTGCGGTACAGCACCGAGGCGAAGGTCGGCGGGCTCATCGCAAGCATCGGCCAGCGCATGCTCAGCGGCGTCGCCAGGATGATGGTCGATCAGTTTTTCAAGAAGATCGAAACGTTCGTGTAA